The following proteins come from a genomic window of Acidobacteriota bacterium:
- a CDS encoding RNA polymerase sigma factor, whose amino-acid sequence MDIPSELIERMKSRDPGAFEEFFGQYGDRLLNFGLRMCGDREDAREVLQETLLKTFESIGTLKNPGAFAGWLYRIAHNACLMRRRRSKFLKEEVELDEALPDPHATAQPLPWNRLPDQAVLDSELRERLRQAILDLPDGYRSVLVLRDLEGLDTDSVASALGLNKDVVKMRLHRARGKVRNALEAYLRNRPTAA is encoded by the coding sequence TTGGACATCCCCAGCGAACTCATCGAGCGCATGAAGAGCCGCGACCCGGGGGCCTTCGAGGAGTTCTTCGGCCAGTACGGGGACCGCCTCCTCAACTTTGGCCTGCGGATGTGCGGGGACCGCGAGGACGCGCGGGAGGTCCTTCAGGAGACCCTCCTCAAGACCTTCGAATCCATCGGAACCCTGAAGAACCCGGGGGCCTTCGCGGGCTGGCTGTACCGCATCGCCCACAACGCGTGCCTGATGCGGCGGCGGCGCTCCAAGTTCCTCAAGGAAGAGGTGGAACTGGACGAAGCCCTTCCCGACCCGCATGCGACCGCCCAGCCCCTGCCGTGGAACCGCCTCCCGGACCAGGCCGTCCTGGACTCCGAGCTTCGTGAGCGGTTGCGCCAGGCCATCCTGGACCTTCCGGACGGATACCGTTCGGTGCTGGTCCTGAGGGACCTCGAAGGACTCGACACGGACTCCGTGGCCTCCGCCCTAGGGCTCAACAAGGATGTGGTGAAAATGCGCCTGCACCGGGCACGCGGCAAGGTCCGAAACGCCCTCGAAGCCTACCTCCGCAACCGTCCCACCGCCGCCTGA